One genomic window of Halorhabdus sp. CBA1104 includes the following:
- a CDS encoding HAD family hydrolase, producing MGESYQAVVYDLDGTLVGLDVDWAVVTHEVADRLESRGVATADVDLWTLLKRADAAGVGDVAEEVISAHERVGARTSDRLALAEELPLGVPVGVCSLNAESAVRMALERHDLAMAVDAVVGRDSVATQKPHPEPLRTVVHRLGVDPAETVFVGDSRTDETTAERAGMPFQYVEQRLSA from the coding sequence ATGGGCGAGTCGTATCAGGCGGTCGTCTACGACCTCGATGGAACCCTGGTCGGCCTCGACGTCGACTGGGCTGTCGTCACACACGAGGTCGCCGACCGTCTCGAATCTCGGGGTGTGGCGACGGCTGACGTCGATCTGTGGACGCTGCTGAAACGAGCCGATGCTGCCGGGGTCGGCGACGTCGCCGAAGAAGTCATTTCGGCCCACGAACGCGTGGGAGCGCGGACGTCAGATCGGCTGGCACTGGCGGAGGAACTGCCGCTTGGGGTCCCGGTCGGGGTGTGCTCGTTGAACGCCGAGTCGGCCGTCCGGATGGCCCTCGAGCGCCACGACCTGGCAATGGCCGTCGACGCCGTGGTCGGCCGAGATAGTGTCGCGACACAGAAACCCCATCCCGAACCGCTACGTACCGTCGTGCATCGGCTCGGCGTCGATCCAGCCGAGACGGTGTTCGTCGGCGATTCCCGGACGGACGAGACGACGGCCGAGCGCGCCGGCATGCCGTTTCAGTACGTCGAACAACGGCTGTCGGCATAG
- a CDS encoding sodium:solute symporter has protein sequence MANVAVQVGIVVGYLLVALAVGLVAYRLTERSAEDYYLAGRTIGTVVLLFTTFATLLSAFTFFGGPNLAFGAGPEWILVMGLMDGVIFGILWYVMGYKQWLIGRAHGYVTVGEMLGDRFNSRNLRGLIAAISLFWLLQYVMLQQVGAGRALESLTDGAIPYWAGATLITVFMIGYVVLAGMRGVAWTDTLQGLFMLGLVWIALGWVVLSAGGPSELTAAMGEAKPAFLALGGGLYSPQYMLSMAIAIAFGVAMFPQINQRFFVARSQRVLKRTLALWPVLVILLFVPAFILGAWAAGLGIAPNAEGNILPPLLNAYTPTWFAALVVAGAMAAMMSSSDSMLLSGSSYLTRDLYRPFVDPDASDRREDFVARLAVVAFALIALVMSLGTDLTLIEIGATAFKGYAQLTLPVLVALYWRGTTRAGMLAGIGLSQAFYLLATFTDVVPATYLGWQAGLVGMGLGLVLTVGVSLVTTASQDADRSLFEGLNAD, from the coding sequence ATGGCTAACGTGGCCGTCCAGGTCGGCATCGTTGTCGGCTATCTGTTGGTCGCGTTGGCGGTCGGACTGGTCGCGTACCGCCTCACCGAGCGCTCGGCCGAGGACTACTACCTGGCCGGCCGGACGATCGGGACTGTCGTCCTCCTGTTTACGACCTTCGCGACGCTGTTGTCGGCGTTTACCTTTTTTGGCGGCCCCAACCTGGCGTTCGGTGCTGGCCCGGAGTGGATCCTCGTCATGGGCCTGATGGACGGCGTTATCTTCGGGATCCTGTGGTACGTGATGGGCTACAAGCAGTGGCTGATCGGCCGGGCACACGGCTATGTCACCGTCGGCGAGATGCTCGGCGACCGGTTCAACTCCCGCAACTTGCGCGGGCTGATCGCGGCGATCAGTCTGTTCTGGTTGTTGCAGTACGTGATGCTCCAGCAGGTCGGGGCCGGTCGCGCACTCGAATCGCTCACTGACGGTGCGATCCCCTACTGGGCGGGCGCGACACTGATCACCGTCTTCATGATCGGGTACGTCGTCCTGGCGGGGATGCGTGGTGTCGCCTGGACGGACACGCTCCAGGGGCTGTTCATGCTCGGGTTGGTCTGGATCGCTCTGGGCTGGGTCGTCCTCTCTGCTGGCGGGCCGAGCGAGCTGACGGCGGCGATGGGCGAGGCCAAGCCCGCGTTTCTCGCCTTGGGCGGGGGGCTGTACTCGCCACAATACATGCTTTCGATGGCCATTGCCATCGCCTTTGGCGTCGCCATGTTCCCCCAAATCAACCAGCGATTCTTCGTTGCCCGCAGCCAGCGCGTCCTCAAGCGAACCCTCGCGTTGTGGCCGGTGCTGGTCATCTTGCTGTTCGTCCCGGCGTTCATCCTCGGTGCCTGGGCGGCCGGACTCGGCATCGCCCCGAACGCCGAGGGCAATATCCTCCCGCCGCTGTTGAACGCCTACACGCCGACGTGGTTCGCGGCGCTGGTCGTCGCCGGCGCGATGGCCGCGATGATGTCTTCCAGTGACTCGATGCTGCTGTCCGGGTCGTCGTACCTGACGCGGGACCTCTATCGGCCCTTCGTCGACCCGGATGCCAGTGACCGTCGGGAGGACTTCGTGGCTCGGCTGGCTGTGGTTGCCTTCGCGCTGATCGCGCTCGTGATGAGTCTCGGGACGGACTTGACGCTGATCGAGATCGGCGCGACGGCTTTCAAGGGCTACGCACAGCTGACCTTGCCCGTACTGGTCGCGCTGTACTGGCGGGGAACCACGCGAGCGGGCATGCTCGCCGGGATCGGTCTCAGTCAGGCGTTCTACCTGCTGGCGACGTTCACCGACGTCGTACCGGCGACCTACTTGGGCTGGCAGGCCGGTCTCGTCGGGATGGGGCTTGGCCTCGTGTTGACGGTCGGTGTCTCACTGGTGACCACCGCCAGCCAGGACGCCGATCGGTCGCTGTTCGAGGGGCTGAACGCAGACTGA
- the dnaG gene encoding DNA primase DnaG: MQDSSKYLIHAQIEANGVVERSDVVGAIFGQTEGLLGDDLDLRTLQESSKVGRIDVEVQAQDGQSRGNVTIASGLDRVETAILAASLESIDRVGPCRADVEVTELEDVRTAKRRAIVDRAEELLAAFDEEAVTSEELVEEVRRRVRVDRITDYEGLPAGPRVANSDAIVVVEGRADVTTLLEYGIKNAVAVEGTDVPDSIAELTQRRTVTAFLDGDRGGDLILKELAQVGSVDYVAFAPAGRSVEDLSRSEVTGALQEKVPAKAVTEETIGRADSGDASAKGADGGATEDSLQAQSERGGREDEQTPPTDTTQEARTDEATSEQPATRERDGEGEGETETEPAADETLDDHVQAVIGDGTAAVRLLDDSLATLAEAPAEEAFEAVRGADPVPATVVLDGAVTQRLLDVAAQRGVGRIVAADRDEFVKQPTSVRVSTVEVA, translated from the coding sequence ATGCAAGATTCATCGAAATACCTCATTCACGCACAGATCGAAGCCAACGGGGTGGTCGAGCGGAGTGACGTCGTCGGCGCGATCTTCGGCCAGACCGAAGGGCTCCTCGGCGACGACCTCGATCTCCGGACGCTTCAGGAGTCTTCGAAAGTCGGCCGGATCGACGTCGAAGTCCAGGCACAGGACGGGCAATCGCGCGGAAACGTCACTATCGCCAGCGGCCTCGATCGCGTCGAGACGGCCATTCTCGCGGCTTCCCTGGAGTCGATCGACCGCGTTGGTCCGTGCCGGGCTGACGTCGAAGTCACCGAGTTAGAGGACGTCAGGACGGCAAAACGCAGGGCGATCGTCGATCGAGCCGAGGAACTGCTCGCGGCCTTCGACGAAGAGGCCGTCACCAGCGAGGAACTCGTCGAGGAGGTCCGCCGTCGGGTCCGGGTCGACCGGATCACCGACTACGAGGGGCTGCCGGCCGGCCCACGCGTCGCAAACAGTGATGCGATCGTCGTCGTCGAAGGTCGTGCCGACGTAACGACGCTGCTCGAATACGGAATCAAGAACGCGGTTGCTGTCGAAGGAACTGACGTTCCCGATTCCATCGCCGAGTTGACCCAGCGGCGAACCGTGACCGCCTTTCTGGACGGCGATCGCGGGGGCGACCTCATCCTGAAAGAACTCGCGCAAGTCGGCAGCGTCGATTACGTCGCTTTTGCCCCAGCGGGCCGGTCCGTCGAGGACCTCTCGCGGTCGGAAGTGACCGGGGCACTACAGGAGAAGGTCCCCGCCAAAGCAGTCACCGAGGAGACGATCGGGCGGGCCGACAGCGGGGACGCTTCCGCGAAAGGAGCCGACGGCGGAGCCACAGAAGACAGCCTACAAGCACAGAGTGAACGCGGGGGCCGCGAGGACGAGCAGACCCCACCCACCGACACCACCCAAGAAGCGAGAACGGACGAGGCGACCAGCGAGCAGCCCGCGACACGCGAACGTGACGGTGAGGGCGAGGGAGAGACAGAGACCGAGCCGGCTGCAGACGAGACCCTGGACGATCACGTCCAGGCCGTGATCGGTGACGGCACCGCAGCCGTCCGCCTTCTCGATGACTCACTGGCAACGTTGGCCGAGGCCCCGGCCGAGGAAGCGTTCGAAGCGGTCCGTGGCGCCGATCCGGTCCCCGCGACGGTCGTCCTCGATGGCGCGGTCACCCAGCGGTTGCTCGACGTGGCCGCCCAGCGCGGTGTGGGCCGGATCGTCGCCGCCGACCGCGACGAGTTCGTCAAACAACCGACGAGCGTGCGCGTCTCGACCGTGGAAGTGGCCTGA
- a CDS encoding BolA family protein: MDPADVEARIEAAIPDAEATVTHPRPNDTEHLAAEVVSPAFAGKSLVDQHELVYDALEDVMTTEIHALKVTTHTPAEAESSVDDPDP, translated from the coding sequence ATGGACCCCGCCGACGTCGAGGCCCGAATCGAAGCGGCCATTCCCGATGCGGAGGCGACCGTCACCCACCCGCGACCGAACGACACCGAGCACCTCGCCGCCGAGGTCGTCTCACCCGCCTTCGCCGGGAAATCACTCGTCGACCAGCACGAACTCGTCTACGACGCCCTAGAAGACGTGATGACGACAGAGATCCACGCCCTGAAGGTGACGACCCACACGCCGGCGGAAGCCGAGTCGAGCGTCGACGACCCCGACCCCTGA
- a CDS encoding GNAT family N-acetyltransferase produces the protein MTDATPAVRIRSARESDLPVLRSIQHRTLAEPAPDVLTAIVGGAGLALVAVRAQPVGYVLALTPGKLAYVPELAVVPAHQRNGIGTQLLERVVQRAGADGARQLRVTVHADDESARRFYRDRGFDIEKRLPEQFDAGSGVGLLLVRDCG, from the coding sequence GTGACCGACGCCACACCGGCCGTCCGGATCAGGTCTGCCAGGGAGAGTGACCTGCCGGTGCTCCGGTCGATTCAGCACCGAACACTGGCCGAACCAGCCCCGGACGTTCTGACTGCGATCGTCGGAGGGGCTGGGCTGGCCCTGGTTGCCGTCCGTGCCCAGCCAGTCGGCTACGTGCTGGCGTTGACGCCGGGCAAACTCGCGTACGTGCCGGAACTCGCCGTTGTGCCCGCCCACCAGCGGAACGGGATCGGGACCCAACTCCTCGAACGTGTCGTCCAGCGAGCGGGAGCCGATGGAGCGAGGCAACTACGTGTGACTGTTCATGCCGACGACGAGTCGGCCAGACGGTTTTATCGCGACCGCGGGTTCGACATCGAGAAGCGTCTGCCCGAGCAGTTCGATGCCGGGTCCGGTGTCGGTCTGCTCTTGGTCCGGGACTGCGGGTGA
- a CDS encoding undecaprenyl diphosphate synthase family protein: MGLYDRYLAARVRYSDAALPERVAIVLAERDLLEQGAYETLESVFEWAIEYGAEQLMVYVSVLDEGAVPTLQRELEAIDAPRAVAVRGPEDDQRAQAPIAISIGLGGKHEFATAVRRLAREVEAGDLDPAAIDEDEIERRLVFPTEPDLVIKTGAERLSDFMIWQSVYSELYFTDVNWRDVRKREYLRAIRDYQQRQRRYGR, encoded by the coding sequence GTGGGATTGTACGACCGCTACCTCGCCGCTCGCGTCCGCTACAGTGACGCTGCCCTGCCCGAGCGCGTCGCGATCGTCCTGGCAGAACGGGACTTGCTCGAACAAGGGGCATACGAGACACTCGAATCCGTCTTCGAGTGGGCCATCGAGTACGGTGCCGAGCAGCTGATGGTCTACGTGAGTGTCCTCGACGAGGGCGCTGTACCGACCCTACAGCGAGAACTCGAAGCGATCGATGCCCCGCGAGCGGTCGCCGTCCGTGGCCCCGAAGACGACCAGCGCGCCCAGGCCCCGATCGCGATCTCGATCGGTCTGGGAGGTAAACACGAGTTCGCCACCGCCGTCAGGCGGCTCGCCAGGGAAGTCGAGGCCGGCGATCTCGACCCCGCTGCCATCGACGAAGACGAGATCGAACGCCGACTCGTGTTTCCGACCGAACCCGATCTCGTCATCAAGACGGGTGCCGAGCGACTCTCGGATTTCATGATCTGGCAATCGGTGTACTCCGAACTGTACTTCACCGACGTCAACTGGCGGGACGTCCGCAAGCGGGAGTATCTCCGGGCGATCCGTGACTACCAGCAGCGACAGCGGCGATACGGACGGTGA
- a CDS encoding DUF5822 domain-containing protein, with the protein MQVTFALTIVAGAPIVAVASLGVALPTWSEKAIFAVRVGAVVWFLTASAVYLYARSRR; encoded by the coding sequence ATGCAGGTCACGTTCGCGCTGACGATCGTCGCCGGGGCTCCGATCGTCGCGGTTGCCTCCCTCGGTGTGGCGCTTCCGACCTGGAGTGAAAAAGCGATCTTCGCTGTCCGGGTCGGAGCTGTCGTCTGGTTCCTCACGGCGAGTGCAGTCTATCTGTACGCACGCTCGCGGCGATAA
- a CDS encoding valine--tRNA ligase: MSTDHSDDASDEPTPDATLDGDYDPSEAEPAWQDYWVETDTYAYEEPDTPDADTQFTIDTPPPTVSGDLHMGHLYQFTLQDFVARFHRMAEDTAYFPFGYDDNGIASERLTERELGIRHQDYQRHQFQEKCREVCADYEAAFTHNVQSLAISIDWDNTYKTIEPRVQRLSQLSFLDLYEQGREYQQRAPTIWCPDCETAISQVEQEDTDKATTFNDIAFPLIEDGAGDADDGETLTISTTRPELLPACVSIFVHPDDDENQHLVGGTAEVPLFGQEVPIIEDERVDLETGSGVVMCCTFGDQTDIEWYQAHDLPLRIAIDESGTMTDRAGEYEGLSTEEAREAIIEDLDDAGHLLESRDHQHTVQVHERCEHEVEYLVTEQWYVEMLDRTDEYLEAGREMDWYPEKMFSRYQHWIEGLEWDWCISRQRDSGIPIPVWYCDECGEAILADHEDLPVDPLSDDPPVDACPECGGESITPEEDVFDTWATSSLTPLINSGWDYDSDAQAFTFDNPELYPMNLRPQGHDIISFWLFHTIVKCYEHTGEVPFESVMVNGMVLDENREAMSKSKGNVVTPAEVLDEFPVDAARYWAAGTSIGDDFPFKENDLEAGERLLQKLWNASKLVDQLAPETDPDEPDELAAIDRWLLASLDNTVENITEKLTDYEFSKARDELRTFFWSTFCDDYLEIAKQREDDSAAYALSVAHRTFLQLFAPFLPHVTEEIWQARYADDTTTASIHTTDWPEPRGYEADIAAGEQAMAVIGVLRRYKTEQGLALNADLGRVEVFADVSGFAEAISGAMHVEELIVRDDAPEIGTEIVDIDLDYATVGPKYGDQVGDIEAAIGQGDYEIDGEQLHAGDITLEADAFEVREAHTYAGEGELLETEGDLAVVVQD, from the coding sequence ATGAGCACGGATCACTCAGACGACGCGAGCGACGAACCGACACCTGATGCCACACTCGATGGGGACTACGACCCCAGCGAGGCAGAGCCTGCGTGGCAGGACTACTGGGTCGAGACGGATACCTACGCCTACGAGGAACCCGACACGCCCGACGCCGATACGCAGTTCACCATCGACACGCCGCCGCCGACGGTTTCAGGCGATCTGCACATGGGTCACCTCTATCAGTTCACCTTACAGGACTTCGTGGCCCGGTTTCACCGGATGGCCGAGGACACGGCGTACTTCCCCTTTGGCTACGACGACAACGGCATCGCCTCCGAGCGCCTGACCGAGCGGGAACTGGGGATTCGCCACCAGGACTACCAGCGCCACCAGTTCCAGGAGAAGTGCCGAGAGGTCTGTGCCGACTACGAGGCCGCCTTCACCCACAACGTCCAGTCGCTTGCTATCTCGATCGACTGGGACAACACCTACAAGACGATCGAACCCCGCGTCCAGCGCCTCTCTCAACTGTCCTTTCTCGACCTGTACGAACAGGGCCGGGAGTACCAACAGCGCGCGCCGACGATCTGGTGTCCCGACTGCGAGACGGCCATCTCCCAGGTCGAACAGGAGGACACGGACAAGGCAACCACGTTCAACGACATCGCCTTCCCCTTGATCGAGGACGGGGCGGGCGATGCCGACGACGGTGAGACGCTGACGATTTCGACGACTCGCCCGGAACTCCTGCCGGCCTGTGTCTCGATTTTCGTCCATCCCGACGACGACGAAAATCAGCATCTCGTCGGCGGGACCGCCGAAGTCCCCCTCTTTGGTCAGGAAGTCCCGATCATCGAGGACGAGCGCGTCGACTTAGAGACCGGTAGCGGCGTCGTCATGTGTTGTACCTTCGGCGACCAGACCGACATCGAGTGGTACCAGGCCCACGACCTGCCCCTCCGGATCGCTATCGACGAGTCGGGGACGATGACCGACCGCGCCGGCGAGTACGAGGGTCTGAGTACCGAGGAGGCCCGCGAGGCCATCATCGAGGACCTCGACGACGCGGGACACCTCCTTGAGAGTCGCGACCACCAGCACACGGTCCAGGTCCACGAGCGCTGTGAGCACGAAGTCGAGTACCTCGTCACCGAGCAGTGGTACGTCGAGATGCTCGATCGGACCGACGAATACCTCGAAGCCGGCCGGGAGATGGACTGGTACCCCGAGAAGATGTTCTCCCGCTATCAACACTGGATCGAAGGGCTCGAGTGGGACTGGTGTATCTCCCGCCAGCGGGACTCGGGTATCCCGATCCCGGTGTGGTACTGTGATGAGTGTGGTGAGGCGATCCTCGCCGACCACGAAGACCTGCCGGTTGATCCACTCAGTGACGACCCCCCCGTCGACGCCTGTCCGGAGTGTGGTGGGGAGTCGATCACGCCCGAGGAGGACGTCTTTGACACCTGGGCGACCTCCTCGCTGACGCCGCTGATCAACTCCGGTTGGGACTACGATTCCGACGCCCAGGCGTTCACCTTCGACAACCCGGAACTGTACCCGATGAACCTCCGGCCCCAGGGCCACGACATCATCTCCTTTTGGCTGTTTCACACGATCGTGAAGTGCTACGAGCACACGGGCGAGGTCCCCTTCGAATCGGTGATGGTCAACGGCATGGTGCTCGATGAGAACCGCGAGGCCATGTCCAAATCGAAGGGCAACGTCGTCACGCCTGCGGAGGTTCTCGACGAGTTCCCGGTCGATGCCGCCCGCTACTGGGCCGCCGGGACCTCCATCGGCGACGACTTCCCCTTCAAGGAGAACGACCTCGAAGCCGGCGAGCGCTTACTCCAGAAACTCTGGAACGCCTCGAAGCTCGTCGACCAACTCGCCCCCGAGACGGATCCTGACGAGCCCGACGAGCTGGCGGCGATCGACCGCTGGCTGCTGGCGAGTCTGGACAACACCGTCGAGAACATCACCGAGAAACTCACCGACTACGAGTTCTCGAAGGCCCGTGACGAACTGCGAACCTTCTTCTGGTCGACGTTCTGTGACGACTACCTCGAAATCGCCAAACAGCGTGAGGACGACTCGGCGGCCTACGCACTCTCGGTCGCTCACCGCACGTTCCTGCAGTTGTTCGCCCCGTTCTTGCCCCACGTCACCGAGGAGATCTGGCAGGCCCGTTACGCCGACGACACGACGACGGCCTCGATCCACACCACCGACTGGCCCGAGCCACGGGGCTACGAGGCCGACATCGCGGCCGGCGAGCAGGCGATGGCAGTCATCGGGGTTCTCCGCCGGTACAAGACTGAGCAAGGACTCGCACTGAACGCTGATCTCGGCCGCGTCGAGGTCTTCGCGGACGTCAGTGGCTTCGCCGAGGCCATCAGCGGCGCGATGCACGTCGAGGAACTGATCGTCAGGGACGACGCCCCCGAGATCGGGACCGAAATCGTCGACATCGACCTCGATTACGCGACGGTCGGCCCGAAGTACGGCGACCAGGTTGGCGATATCGAGGCCGCGATCGGTCAGGGTGACTACGAGATCGACGGCGAGCAGTTACACGCTGGCGACATCACCCTCGAAGCCGACGCCTTCGAGGTTCGGGAGGCTCACACCTACGCCGGCGAGGGCGAGCTACTCGAGACCGAGGGCGACCTGGCGGTCGTCGTGCAGGATTGA
- a CDS encoding DUF3311 domain-containing protein yields the protein MGDARETWFWGAVALLLSGLAIPWFLWGSDTVVAGLPVWLWWHVGWMGLTAVVFYLFTRRAWGVGIDGGVTDG from the coding sequence ATGGGAGACGCCCGCGAAACGTGGTTTTGGGGTGCCGTTGCCCTCCTGTTGAGTGGCCTGGCGATTCCGTGGTTTCTCTGGGGCAGCGACACCGTCGTCGCCGGCCTTCCGGTGTGGCTGTGGTGGCACGTCGGTTGGATGGGTCTGACAGCCGTTGTCTTCTATCTCTTCACCAGGCGCGCCTGGGGTGTCGGCATCGACGGGGGTGTCACGGATGGCTAA
- a CDS encoding DUF92 domain-containing protein — MTTAVRRAGAFAVVGAGALLIPLAARQLPPAAATVLGTVPFLALAAAALQFIDAGFVFELFARPGDRRDGRLYGLAGFSLSIAALGLLALQFDMPVAVPVMAAFVLGVGNLGGHVASDLGADPVGSTAGFVATGSVAGVLGQLASNGIVGTTAAMPVTVFLAVSGALLGALLRSVLFERDDPLVLISIGLLLWLFADLPLSVTPTGIALALAITVALGYVSYALDTASLPGMLTGVFLSLLTIVVGDYGWFAMLITFFGGGGLASKFRYAEKVKRGVAQENEGARGSGNVLANSLVALGAVLAAAASPRLTTLSPEVFLFVFAGSVAAAMSDTLSSEFGGLYDAPRLITTLERVEPGTDGGVTWQGELAGLSGAALIAAIALVAFETIAALGATVIVCSGFVGMTVDSLLGATLEGQWLGNQGVNFLATLSAGVVGGVLAVGVGLV, encoded by the coding sequence GTGACGACCGCAGTCCGACGCGCGGGAGCGTTCGCCGTCGTCGGGGCGGGGGCGCTCCTCATCCCACTCGCCGCTCGACAGCTGCCGCCGGCGGCCGCGACGGTTCTCGGGACGGTCCCGTTTCTGGCGCTGGCAGCCGCCGCCTTGCAGTTTATCGACGCGGGATTCGTCTTCGAGCTGTTCGCTCGCCCGGGCGACCGACGAGACGGGCGATTGTACGGCCTGGCCGGATTTTCGCTTTCGATCGCCGCACTCGGGCTGCTCGCTTTGCAGTTCGACATGCCGGTCGCCGTCCCGGTGATGGCCGCGTTCGTCCTCGGGGTCGGCAATCTCGGTGGCCACGTCGCTAGCGACTTGGGGGCCGACCCCGTGGGATCGACGGCCGGGTTCGTTGCCACCGGCTCGGTCGCCGGCGTCCTCGGCCAGCTCGCGAGCAATGGGATCGTCGGAACCACAGCGGCGATGCCCGTGACCGTGTTCCTGGCCGTCAGCGGTGCCTTACTCGGTGCGCTCCTCCGGTCTGTCTTGTTCGAACGCGACGATCCACTCGTGCTCATTTCGATCGGACTGCTGCTGTGGCTGTTCGCCGATCTGCCACTCTCGGTGACGCCGACCGGCATCGCGCTCGCGCTCGCGATCACGGTCGCATTGGGGTACGTCTCTTATGCCCTGGACACCGCCTCGCTGCCGGGGATGTTGACCGGCGTCTTCCTCAGCCTGCTGACGATCGTCGTCGGCGACTACGGCTGGTTCGCCATGCTGATCACTTTCTTTGGCGGTGGCGGGTTGGCCAGCAAGTTCAGATACGCCGAGAAAGTAAAGCGCGGGGTCGCCCAGGAGAACGAGGGGGCACGCGGCAGCGGGAACGTGTTGGCGAACTCGCTGGTCGCTCTCGGGGCCGTCCTGGCGGCCGCCGCAAGCCCCCGACTCACGACGCTCTCCCCGGAGGTGTTTTTGTTCGTGTTTGCCGGTTCGGTTGCGGCGGCCATGAGTGATACACTCTCGAGTGAGTTTGGCGGGCTCTACGACGCGCCGCGACTGATCACGACGCTGGAACGCGTCGAACCGGGCACTGACGGTGGTGTCACCTGGCAGGGGGAACTCGCCGGGTTGTCGGGCGCGGCGCTCATTGCGGCTATCGCGCTGGTCGCCTTCGAGACCATCGCCGCGTTGGGCGCGACAGTCATCGTCTGTAGCGGATTCGTGGGCATGACCGTCGACAGTCTCCTCGGGGCGACACTGGAAGGCCAGTGGCTGGGCAACCAGGGTGTCAATTTCCTGGCTACGCTGTCGGCCGGTGTGGTCGGCGGGGTGCTCGCCGTCGGCGTGGGGCTGGTGTGA
- a CDS encoding DUF6293 family protein — protein sequence MQTHIVPVGFDYDRLIAPLVREQRTVDRAILLEGAIGTEANAEYSRLLTSQLEKDFQNLLGSNTERILVEDVYDYDAAFEQGFSLISAELDRDPDAEVWLNISAMPRTVSFAFATAAHSIAVEREGDRERIHTYYTAPEKYLETELAEELREQIDLLEDLSADVDAEQIDDRLASATDLIEEFDERGTTIGAKEIDGSYMVEIPVASFSNIKPFEELILFTLGEHGEFESVSELAQALAEDLEEEYTDSFRSKVLYNVDRLGPGGKGYIEQEEHGKSYRTRLSRIGELWVRAHSGERPDAAVSGTGS from the coding sequence ATGCAAACACACATCGTTCCGGTCGGGTTCGACTACGACCGGCTCATCGCGCCGCTGGTCCGGGAGCAACGTACCGTCGACCGCGCCATCCTGCTGGAAGGAGCGATCGGCACCGAAGCCAACGCCGAATACTCTCGGCTGTTGACTAGCCAACTGGAGAAAGACTTCCAGAACCTGCTTGGCTCGAACACCGAGCGCATCCTCGTCGAGGACGTCTACGACTACGATGCCGCCTTCGAGCAGGGTTTCTCGCTGATCAGCGCGGAACTCGACCGCGATCCCGACGCCGAAGTTTGGCTCAACATCTCGGCGATGCCACGGACGGTCAGCTTCGCCTTCGCCACTGCGGCCCACTCGATCGCCGTCGAGCGGGAGGGCGATCGCGAGCGGATCCACACCTACTACACGGCCCCCGAGAAGTACCTCGAAACGGAACTCGCCGAAGAGTTGCGCGAGCAGATAGACCTCTTAGAGGATCTCTCGGCGGATGTCGACGCCGAACAGATCGACGACCGCCTGGCCAGCGCCACGGATCTCATCGAGGAGTTCGACGAGCGCGGGACGACCATCGGCGCAAAGGAGATCGACGGCAGCTACATGGTCGAAATCCCCGTCGCCTCCTTCTCGAACATCAAACCCTTCGAAGAACTCATCCTCTTTACGCTGGGCGAACACGGCGAGTTCGAATCCGTCTCGGAACTCGCTCAGGCCCTGGCCGAGGACCTAGAGGAGGAGTACACTGATAGTTTCCGCTCGAAAGTTCTCTACAACGTCGATCGCCTCGGGCCGGGCGGGAAAGGCTACATCGAGCAAGAGGAACACGGCAAGTCCTATCGGACGCGCCTCTCGCGGATCGGCGAACTCTGGGTTCGTGCCCATTCTGGCGAGCGACCGGACGCCGCTGTTTCCGGCACCGGCTCGTAG
- a CDS encoding glutaredoxin, which yields MSTETPTGSEAVADQVDRIIADSEVVLFMKGTPQRPQCGFSQRAVGLIRAHREDFVTVNVLESLPAYRGALEDHSGWETVPQTYVDGEFVGGSDILQEHEDSGDLAAVLQA from the coding sequence ATGTCAACAGAGACACCCACAGGCTCGGAAGCTGTCGCCGATCAGGTCGATCGAATTATCGCCGACAGCGAAGTAGTCCTGTTCATGAAAGGGACACCACAGCGCCCCCAGTGTGGATTCTCTCAGCGGGCGGTCGGGTTGATACGTGCCCATCGCGAGGACTTTGTGACGGTAAACGTCCTCGAATCGTTGCCCGCGTACCGGGGGGCCTTAGAGGACCACAGCGGCTGGGAGACAGTCCCCCAGACGTACGTCGACGGGGAGTTCGTCGGTGGCAGCGACATCCTGCAGGAACACGAGGACAGCGGCGATCTCGCCGCCGTTCTACAGGCCTGA